The following are encoded together in the Salvia hispanica cultivar TCC Black 2014 chromosome 6, UniMelb_Shisp_WGS_1.0, whole genome shotgun sequence genome:
- the LOC125192025 gene encoding uncharacterized protein LOC125192025 → MGENVYEQGSCTCQAFQLANQSIYEEDSNGVKTIRLSLESDHQEGDEEMSSPLGLTLSKTPSFLNLLEMSLSKARKSDDLGSPEKLKASNFPALYIRIGSWQRMTRHEGDLTAKMYYAKRKLVWEVLDGALKSKIEIQWSHISAMRAITPHNLPATLEIELNQPPLFYREVNPQPRKHTLWQQSSDFTGGQAPVWRRHYVSFPPGLLDRHYEKLLQCDPRLRALSEKPFPSHESPYFDPTMFAISQLSLGFNNYEWSSHDQQNVRGTASNYEGLPHYNPQPQWMMPPHQHYSNINDDPLLMEQQHFTTIYSHPPPYFLPGYNPTPSHYF, encoded by the exons ATGGGTGAGAATGTTTACGAACAAGGCTCCTGCACATGCCAAGCATTTCAACTTGCAAATCAAAGCATCTATGAAGAAGATTCCAACGGGGTTAAGACAATAAGACTCTCTCTGGAGTCTGATCACCAG GAAGGAGATGAAGAGATGTCAAGCCCTCTTGGATTGACACTTAGCAAAACACCATCTTTCCTGAATCTGCTGGAGATGAGTTTGTCCAAAGCCCGAAAATCGGATGATTTGGGATCTCCCGAAAAGCTAAAAGCTTCCAATTTCCCTGCACTTTACATCAGGATCGGATCATGGCAG AGGATGACTAGGCATGAAGGAGATCTCACTGCCAAGATGTATTACGCGAAACGCAAACTGGTGTGGGAGGTGCTGGATGGAGCTCTCAAGAGCAAGATCGAAATCCAGTGGTCTCATATCTCCGCTATGAGGGCCATCACACCCCACAACCTCCCCGCCACTCTTGAAATCGag CTGAACCAACCGCCATTGTTCTACCGGGAGGTCAATCCCCAGCCCCGGAAGCACACCCTTTGGCAGCAGTCCTCTGATTTCACCGGAGGCCAAGCTCCCGTTTGGAG GAGGCACTATGTGAGTTTCCCACCCGGGCTATTGGACAGACACTATGAGAAGCTATTGCAATGCGATCCACGTCTTCGTGCACTGAGCGAGAAGCCATTCCCGAGCCACGAGTCCCCTTATTTCGACCCAACCATGTTTGCCATTTCGCAGCTCTCTCTCGGTTTCAACAACTACGAATGGAGTAGCCATGATCAGCAAAATGTTAGGGGTACTGCCTCCAACTATGAGGGCTTGCCTCACTATAATCCACAGCCGCAGTGGATGATGCCTCCACATCAACACTACTCAAACATAAACGATGATCCTCTACTAATGGAGCAACAGCACTTCACTACTATATACTCACACCCGCCTCCCTACTTCCTTCCCGGTTACAATCCCACCCCCAGCCACTATTTTTGA